The sequence TGTTTATTTGTATTTCAATCTCGCTCAGGGCAGTGTAACTACCAGCATTCCAGGATTTATCACATCTGATTctctttttttactgaaatgcAGAAACTGAAACTCAAACCGAAAGATATATTTCCGATACGGTTTAACTCGAAGTAAACATGTGGAAGCAATTAGAGCTTCAGTAAATATGAGCTACGTTGCAAAGGCATTAGATTAATCGTAAATATTTCTGATTTAGCAAAGGGGTTGAGGCAACGACTGAACGATTGAGTGATGGAAATATcaaaagtttttaaaaatataccgTCTCCCCGAGACTTGAAATATAGAAATAATcgtcaatattttcattcatgcGTGCAATGGTATAATTTCCTGGAAGAGACTAATGATCTGAACTAATTACCTGAATTctaaatttggaattttcaagGAAATTAAGTCGTTGGTGTGACACATTAGTCGGGAAGCAAAGCGAGGTCAGTGCGatttaaataacaaatttaaaaacatttcaaaattttaatttatctctTCAGTGGCTCAGAATTGGCTTTAAATTGATggattaatttgaaatttccataCACCAGCAGTGAGTAGATTAAAGATCAATTTATTCTGCCGATCTTACCGTACGGTTTTGCAGAATGATGTGCTGAAGAAACAATAGATGATCGGATTTGCTGCTGAATTGAGTGGAGCCAAGCTCTGAATGAAGGTTGCTATCGCAATATTGGCCTGCGTGCGCGGTATGTGGCCGTACACTTGGAGCAAGTCGAATATAATGTAGGGACTCCAACATAAAACGAACACTGTAACAGACAAGATAttgatgaaattgattttctgatttttgcataattttttaaattaaaatttatttatgtgtatatttatattttttttttaaatctatcTCAACATTTTATGAAGCATCTGTTGTCGTACTCTAGCACTGCaatgaatataataaatataatgtaTATAATATCATAGGATATATTATTCCTCTTGCTAATTCATTATTTAGTGATGAATTAATGTGAAGAATAGACATTTGTATAATATATCCATTATATTATCCTTAAAATATCTCTTTAGAATAATGatatataattataaatatatatttgatttgAGTTGAtaagattatttattatttgattCGTGATACTTTCACACTGTCCTAATTCAATTtataagagaaaaattgtagtctttttttaaacaaacatTTGCTCTCCACGTTCGTGTGACTAAAAATAGAAACATAAGTGATTCTCATTGATTCAACCTAATAAACCTCGAGCCATTACAAAGTTGCCTCTAGTTGAATGATGATAACAAGAATATTTCTAACGCTTTTGCGAATTTCCCTCGAACTTTTCAATTATAAAGTTACAGTTGATTTCTTTCGCCATTCGctcccccatttttttcaaaccctCCCACGTCCATTATTTACCCaactaaatattgaaaaatgaacaGATGAATAAATCTCAACTGAAGTAATTGAGATAAAATGTGTAACTGCAAGTATTGGCACCGTACAATATACATTGTTTATGAATCCTTTGTTTGTACAAATGATGCAATATTCAATCACTCGCCCACGCAATTTCCAAATAGTTTATCATgtgtcatttaaaaaaatgtagataTTCAATCGTTTGGGGGAGGATTcaagttaatgaaaaaattttacaagACACAccttaaacaaaataaaagcgcaatttatttaaattaatttcacgatCTGGATATACTTTTTTCAGAGTgttatccatattttttattattttattttgttcccagactgtcaaataattttaaatggaTTTTCCATCACCATGCGAGCCCCTttataaaaacaatgaaataaaaattcaggagtAGTTACGGTACCGTTTGGTAATCGTATTGACTTTtggaaaataaaggaaaattaataataaaaataattgtaccGTCTGAGACAAATTCCCTGactattgtttaatttttttttaaacgactgGATAATTATTGATACCAAGTAGTTGAAggtttttattaaatgaaataatcaGCGATGGAACGATAAAAACTTACCAAAAACAATGACAAAGGTCATCTTAACAGTCTTAATTTTAGCCCGTGGTATGAGGCCCCTGGAAGACGCTCGTCTATCTCTCATGGGTCCCTGCCTCAATACACTACTCTGCGACCATATCGTCGCAACAATAACCGTGTAACATCCACCGATGATAAATGTTGGAACAACGAATAACGTAAAACTGACTAGGGTCATGTAAACACGCCACTTCAGCGGTGAACTCAGCTCGATCCAGCACTGTTTTTTACCCTGGACACACATGATAACGAACGCTTTATTCATGAACGcagtgaatttattttgaatgttTATCGTACCTCAACCACTGTTTCCTCGTAAAGAAAGATGATTGGAATGCTGAAAGCTGCCGACAATCCCCAGGCAACAGCGATGAGGGCTCTAGCTCTCCACCCTGGAAGAATATCGATTGTTCACTTATTGAATACTGAAGTTCAATCTGAGGGAATCAAATCTAATCCCCTGAGAGTGATGATGCAAATTCGCTATTTTTTCACTGGAGCAAACTCTTTTGTCTAGGATTTTAATTACGGAATTACCAAATAAAtgtaatagtaataatatttcaaacaaaattatgaagtcagtggcgaagtggtaaaatgagaatgaaatttgtaatgaattttttaatgagattttATCGTGTAAAATTGACTTCAGACGTGAAGTTTTTGTGGTTTCCATTGCTAATGTGTTGATTTTCTAATGGCAAAGagacaaacaatttttttctgtgaaaaaataaattttgagttaTTTAGCTtcaaatgaatggaaaaaggGAGGGATTTAAAGCACGAGATAAGAGGTTTTTCtctaatttgaaattttgattaaaCTATATCTGATATTATATGAATAATAAGATGCTTGACACCATCAAATATAATAAGCTGACATTTTCCACAAGCATTGGAAGAGAGTTCTAGACCTCAATTTACATAAAGATAGAATTTGTGGTTTTTCTTCTTctgttttcattttcaaacaaAATAGTACAGCTATACATGCACACCGAGTCCCATTtgggaatttattttcccatCACTACTCACAACTTCCAGAAAAGTTCATCGGTCGTGTTATCGCGTCATATCTGTCTATGGACAACGCCACCAAAACGTACGTTGAGCTGTAGGTGACCAGTACTTGGCTGAACCTTATGAGCTTGCAAGCTATATTCCCAGCATACCAAGTGACCGTGGAACGCCATACGATGTCTGTTAGCACCGAAATCAAGCCAACTAGTAAATCTAAAAgatgagaataataaaattcattagtaCTCTAAGCAACAAGTAAGGTAATGACTTTCTGACGAGTGTGAGAGCTGCACGAGGAGGAAAATACTctcaaaattacagaacatcAACAATCTCATTACATACTCATTACTGACTTTATATGCTTTTATGGaatggtaaaaatattttttataaaatagttCTCTTAGTGCAacttaatataattttaattttgttgaaatcgGAGCGAAACGcaaacgaaaaatattctcgtCTTAATTAATGTTTTACTCATTATTCATTCATCAAACGTTTTCCCAGAATAATCAGGTGAAAtggataataataaatacttcTAAAATGGAGAATATCATTCTCAGATTTCTGTCTGTAAATTCACTTTGTGAAGCGAGTAACTTCTCCTGATtctgtttcaatattttttaacataaTTACATCCCCCGCATTTTCCATAACGAGAGAAATTAGCCCGTTAAACGACGAAGGAAATTGCTACTGAACTTATTAATGGTGCAGTTGAGTGGAAAATGAAACTCactttctgtaaaaaaaatccctgactTTCTCGTTGGATTCCCCAGTCATTATCACTCTTACCCCttcgaaatataatatttaacGGTGCACAGGTGATCGAAAAAGTTTATGAAGCTTAAAGTGGTTTCAGAAagtaaaaaacaatatttcagAATTTTGAAAGTTCCAAATAGGAGAGTCATATTTATCGTACTGATGAGTTTACTACTCCACTTGAGTGTAAATCAAGTGGAAAATTATATGACAAGACGCAGAAACATTAGATTTTGTCACATCGTCAgtcaaaaaaagaaaaaaatgaaaattttggctAAAAGGCTGTCGAACACTGTTAACtgtgaattttgattttttctgaaCCTTCCTCTTCATGTACTACGTCAACGTCAGAGCTGAATGGTGCATTAATCCAATGTTGATTTCCATTAACGAGAGTGTACATTCTATGATGGGTTTCCCTGGGGGGGTAATCGAGGTACTCGCCCAGCAAACATCTCGATCAAGCACATGCAttccaaatgaaaattctcgtAATGATCACCAAATACGCGGACTAATTCATTGGATGACAATTGGTGCATGACAAAAAATCAGATGAAACAGAGCATACCTATAAGCTGTGTAATGAAGTGACGTAATTTATCCCAGCAAAAGAGCAAATATTTAAATCCAAACGgatcaaatgttttttaaaatttctctcaaatCATTAACTATTTCCACCATGTTTATGGATATACCTATATTATTAATACACAGAGATACACAAAATACCAGCGAGGGCCAGCTGTTTGATGAAAAAGTCCATTCGTGATTTTCGACGTTTTCCCAGAAGAAGACCTGCCAGTACTGCTGTGTTGCCTGCCACGATTACAGCGAATAACAGCCACAGGACAGTAAATTGTTCCGtctgtaataattattaatagagttattataataaaatgatataaaacaatttaattaaatataaggTCAGTATCagagaattttataaaatactgaattataagttataaatattttaggAGCGATATTTCCACCCTCGGGATCGATAGTCGGACAAATCATCCCCTTTCTCATGATATCAGCTGCCTGGGTATAAATAACGTCACCAGGGTCATTATCTAGGGATAATTACTACTCAGATTCTTAACTGCTTTTCTTATCTCCCCCAACATGCAGATGTTGCGATAGAAAACATGAAGCAAGGGATCGGAAAAATCGTTTCAGGTGGTAAACACCGTGAAAgtatttgttttcaatttccaacattttttcctcccttaatcaggaaaaattaattaattaattaaaattaacttaGTCTTCACTTTTACGTAGTTTTTAATTGTATCTCTGTAGTTTTTATGGAgcttatgtttttttattctcggaAGGAGAGTTTCCCCAGAATATTTAAGTTTCCAGTATCAGACCCAATCTTCGTCATTTTCTGAAGACTCAGTGGGAAATTGGAACCCGATTTGAGTCAACCGCTGCATAATTTTCTGGTTAAGACGTCGGACTCGGTAACACATGCTATCGCTTTACACTATTATTTTCTACACCCTAACATCATCCTCGGCGACTATCATCAAAGCTTAATTCGATACACTTCAGGGACTAATGAGTCTCGCATAATTATGGAGAACTTCTGATTCTTTAGGGTAGTCTGAGGGCGTCAGtgtcaaaattttttaccCGGGGGGTAGTCACCAGGTGAACGATGTGCTTGGGTTGGACCGAAAGCTTTTGTCAAATTCTGTATGCACAGAGATGATAGGGATCGAAGATAGCTGACTCAAATTCGCGAAATTGAGGCCCTTTGTGCCCTAGGAGGTgccgagagccgagaaaaatgcgaaaaacatgagaatcgactttggaaaattcctggagccctaaaaaatcggaaattctcTTACGAAGTGaaccttaaaaaaatatcaacaatcTGCTCGTCGAGAGAATGTGGTCTTTGATTGAACTATTAACGCGACGGATCGACTGATGATGGGAAAAAATCCTGGGGAAATGAGTTATTTAGCTtcaaatgaatggaaaaaggGAGGGATTTAAAGCACGAGATAAAAGGTTTTTCTCTAATTTGAATATCTGCCCTGGCGGTGACACTTCTATTTAAAAAACCCCATTCGTTGGTGCGATGGGTGTTCCCAGCGGGAGTCAGGAACAAGAGGGACTCCAGTGTCGGTGTCGTAGTGCTGGGCGTAggtgatattaattttatatcgggtgaaattaatttctttagaAAAGCCTTTCTGGAGGAAATTAATGAAGTCATACACCAGTTGCAATTTTCTGGTGAGTGACGCACTAGTGGCAGCGCTGTTGCTCACCTTTTTCCGGAAGTCCGGAATGAAATTAaggtccaaaaaaaaatacgaaactcATTTGCACTGATGAGAGACAATTTCTCTAcgaatttcgaaaatattccaGACATTAGCGTTTTTTTCCTTCGATGCGCGAGAggattcaaaaatattattttttgagaGCTTTTGGGGGCAAGAAAAGCTCtcaaaaaattagtttttccctcaaaaaaGTTCTTGAGAGCTTTTGGGGCAAGAAAAGCGCTAAAAATTGCTTTTCCCTTAAAAAAAGCTCTTCTGAGCTTTTGGGACACGAAAAATTGACTGGTCCGTTTTGCCCCTGTTCTTCCCCTATAATTTAAACAGTTGAGGAAGTTTTTATTGTATCACATTGCAATTTAACTCTAGATCAGTAAAATTCTTTCGTTCTGCAGTCAATGGATTCTCTGAAATAATTTGCAGAAGAGAAGTTGAAAGAGTTGACGAAAAAGTTATGATCAGATCTGCGAACAATAACTCGCTACTTCATCCGACTTCATCCCCCCGCAACTTGTGTGATATATAACAGATTCTCCAACGTGTCTGACATGGACCATGTCCTCTTCTCCAGAAAGGATTTTCCCTTTTATTATGACAAGTTCAGAACTCACGCGGAGCTTTATGGGCTAAAAAGTTATCTGTGGCAACAGCGAAATGGAATACAAGTCAGGAGCAAACTCTGAAAGATTGTATATGTACAGcagaaaagtaaaaataatccTGAATGTCGGAAATAAAAAGTGGATCACGTCAGTCAATTTTGtggagatttttatttatctgcgATGAGACATGAcaggtacaaaaaaaaattcacagaacGATTCAGTGAGTTCAGGGGAAAAAGCTTTTtaatattgattaaaaaattgtgcagtgaattttcagtttctattttatttctttcattttttaaaataaaaattttcggcAAAAcggtttttatatttttagatttctgggatttttttggCGCCCGAGGAcaaattttatccaaaattttattGCCGAAAATAtgagattttattttcatttcggtgaatatttcactttaattaaaaattttatcagaaaCCCCGAGACAATTTAAATTAggagaaatagaatttttacagCTGTCAATTTCTTATTCTTTCCagtacaatttttaattttttaataaaaagtttCTGTCAATCAGAACCGAAAAGGAAAAGCGATAGAATGACAgaaactttattttttataaaaaaaataaaggatcGATTGCCCTTCTCAATAGCGCCACTCACTGGATCTCCACTTCAACCGAAGACTTTCTAATCTCATTAACCTCGTCCAGTAATCGAAGTAAAGCTTTATAAAATAATCCCCTCAAGCTCGAACTTTTCAACTGAACCGTAACAGTTGCACTTTCCGCCACCCACACATTCACTTGTCGCCGATGTCATTACGTCCCACGCGAAATCAATGAACAGAGAACATATATTTCCATGATTTGTTGCTGAATGAAGGAGtccataaaaatatatgaaaaaggGCATAAATTATTACGTCTCACGAagctgaaaaatggaaaaataaaccgAAGAAATTTATGCACTTTCTTGAGAATTCCCAGAGAATATTATTATGGTAAGAGTAAATAGAATGAAAGGGTTCAaaactattatttttcttataacACTgtctatatttatatataaaatatataatactCTCATATGATATATTtacatatttataaaatatacaatattaaatatattaatatattcgCTGGTTGCATACTATGGGAAATAAATCTAATTTAATATATTCTGTgttatagaaaaatatatattattgtATATTTAATATATGTATAATTCTGTAATTTATAGGGAACAAAAACCATCGCAGGCACTGAAACCGAACCCCACACAGCATACGGTTATTCTCGGCAATACCATAATACAATAAAACTCAAGTTCTGCATTGCCAGAACAGTAATAAACCTAATTTGGCCATCTGGTACACATATTCACTCCTACGAAGAAGCCCTCACCCTGATAAAAGAGACTGGATCAGTACATCTTCAGTGATATCGACAAATCAGAAATACTAATATTCCTAACTAGAAATACTGCTAAAATTCAATACTTAGACTTAAAAACTTTCAGAAATTGCAGGCGATCTCTTGGGAAATGTGCAATGAGTCTCCTGATCATTTTGGACACTCCTCGTGGCAGTCGCCTTGTTGACACGTGCCACTAGCTCTCCTCTCCATGCAAATTCGTAGAGCGGATCGATTTCGTCCCTGTCGACGACCTGGTGATCCTGAAGATGTCCTAATGCATCTCTTCTAGGCCACAGCATCTTGTGTTTAGGTGATGAAGGTCCTCTGATGTCCACCGACATCTTGGGCATCGGGGATGGCTCCCCTTGTCTATCACAGTGCCCAGTGCCATCGAAATTTAGGAAAACAATGTGATGGACAGCGAAACAAATCTTTCGTTAAGAGATAGtgcatttgataaaaaaaaattaatttctcggaTGAAATtccgtttaattaattattaaatttagttTTCCTTAAAATCTAAAATAGTTTCAGGTTCTTATAAATAATTCTGGGGCATGAATGGACATTAATCTGCTCGTTTTAAAGTATTTCTTTTATCAGATACATTGACGATGATAATGTCAAAGGATTCTGATAATAATCCTAACGTTGTAGAGCTTGCGGTGTCTTCATCTCGTTATGCAAAGACTACTAGGATTAAAGGTCGTTACCAGTATATTCCGAAGTAACAAGATAACCCGGGTTTGCTTCGTCCCGGGTGAAGATTAAAGCCAGATCTCTGTCATCATGAATTTCCTTCTAACCACAGCGAGTCCCGATCTTCgaagagataaaaaatgaaatgtgaacattaaatggaaaatatattttgaaaatctgGATTTTCggtgacattaatttttttctgtctgaGAGTTTGGGTACTTTCACCTTTTTTCGACGATATTTCTTCACCTCTGGCATTGTTGCTTCAAATCCTTCGTTGTAACGAGAGAAAAGTCGAGGGTAGACGAAAAATATCCGGAGATTTTGCCacgaaatccccaaaaaattgCGAATTTGCTAGTGGTTTATAGACATTAtccataattatattttttatcacaaattTTTCACGTTTAGACTCATTATAATGAGCGTAAATATGAGGACATTTAGATTTGCGAaaagattttaatattttactcGAAAATCGTCAGAaattaaaccaaaaaaacTACAATtctaataaacaaaaaattttattttaagaggattaaattttttctcaaccaacttgtcatttttcttaatattctcacaacaatttttatataaactttttctcctcgtgaatcacaatattttttttctaccggAATGCCCGTTTCAGCGGATTAATTTGTGCCTCCACGTGACAGAAAAAATGAGGTACGATAATAAAccggaaaattcatttagaaAATCTGGATTTTCGTTGGGGTTTTTTTCAGTCTGAGCGTCTGGTTAtttcccctcattttttttatccccagCATTGTTGAGCCAAGTCCTCCGCTAAAAGCTTCTCGTTGAAATGGGTTTATATGCACTCGAGGTATGTTAAACGAACCGAGGGAAAATCATTTATGCAAATGCATAGAAAATTGCGATCACTCCAGTTCATGTTTAAGAATTTCGAGTGAAAGAGAAATGGTCATTGTACCCTCCCCTCGCGGTCTAATTTGATCCCAAGTTCCTCATGTCCTGCGGTTGAGAGACAGATTAGACTGACTCACCTTGGGattttccaccattttttatgatgaaatgGGTGGGAGAAGCGATTGGAATTGCAATGggagtttttcattttctggaGTCGTTGTAATTTGTTTTTGATTGAGAAATAATTCCGTTTTTGGGGAAATTAGGGAGCTGTTCAGGATACTCGGTCTTCTGGGGATGAAATGATCGTCTCTAGGAGCATCATTATAGGGCTGATCAGATTACGTGGG comes from Diachasmimorpha longicaudata isolate KC_UGA_2023 chromosome 12, iyDiaLong2, whole genome shotgun sequence and encodes:
- the LOC135167847 gene encoding cardioacceleratory peptide receptor-like isoform X1, whose protein sequence is MSSVLDSLVNDTDGNFTQLQNEYIDPFNVANDSSDTIRADSSNQSLGEVNTTDIDPFYFYETEQFTVLWLLFAVIVAGNTAVLAGLLLGKRRKSRMDFFIKQLALADLLVGLISVLTDIVWRSTVTWYAGNIACKLIRFSQVLVTYSSTYVLVALSIDRYDAITRPMNFSGSWWRARALIAVAWGLSAAFSIPIIFLYEETVVEGKKQCWIELSSPLKWRVYMTLVSFTLFVVPTFIIGGCYTVIVATIWSQSSVLRQGPMRDRRASSRGLIPRAKIKTVKMTFVIVFVFVLCWSPYIIFDLLQVYGHIPRTQANIAIATFIQSLAPLNSAANPIIYCFFSTSFCKTVRNLQAISWISGWCPSRTHHCFGTSNNHHSTRTTITTSLTAQSSRRSNHIAMIHSTSRKHVMVSLV
- the LOC135167847 gene encoding cardioacceleratory peptide receptor-like isoform X2; its protein translation is MSSVLDSLVNDTDGNFTQLQNEYIDPFNVANDSSDTIRADSSNQSLGEVNTTDIDPFYFYETEQFTVLWLLFAVIVAGNTAVLAGLLLGKRRKSRMDFFIKQLALADLLVGLISVLTDIVWRSTVTWYAGNIACKLIRFSQVLVTYSSTYVLVALSIDRYDAITRPMNFSGSWWRARALIAVAWGLSAAFSIPIIFLYEETVVEGKKQCWIELSSPLKWRVYMTLVSFTLFVVPTFIIGGCYTVIVATIWSQSSVLRQGPMRDRRASSRGLIPRAKIKTVKMTFVIVFVFVLCWSPYIIFDLLQVYGHIPRTQANIAIATFIQSLAPLNSAANPIIYCFFSTSFCKTVRQFPGFLDGALHVHITALAPVIITTARGQQLQHH